A single window of Salmo salar chromosome ssa21, Ssal_v3.1, whole genome shotgun sequence DNA harbors:
- the ankar gene encoding ankyrin and armadillo repeat-containing protein isoform X2 codes for MEVMSRSLTSSSSSRLQHSSVEEKDDTAYLAALTAQRNANAFFEKYEKGEVQELLSLTSCNWFLGGDDFTQPVEMPPGIIKQMRNFTDSNCIILAPVDARVPLDYKVVHQIVRELTVGIYCFNQVPFISLEPNFDQSTSCQLSPAYYDTKVGQILVNIDYTIKALWHGAYIPRENRIRFSELWRSSMGVDSNGVPQTKKDVFAEFLTAGLQDISEEPCYQGIYNMEVSVDPTYDPNSAEEESLFSQHQESILLKLTSYLSSARQHGNLFVFEGAHSLASVVRLTEERLELATYQRLQQRLGLQAGLVRGCLERKAEVCRDLAYLRLLTFLVPFLVGLKKRMKIPDLAQMLPAYSDDKLKTERELPPLLLGPAFACKHFPYKSDEYFHLHGGIEVDIGTPQLEEVSEETKEAFAALQSLAVDHLRDLLSQDTTYKEHFPVPVHKVNGNNYHVISIEVGSFYPQPNVVPWWEALNTAVKTLRGKRLPLSDVQLHEQFKKTFGYKKAINCKSVPFGLRAAAERGLSAVFYSLCRRNSPSHLGVLDEQGYSLLHHAAKHNHTHIICQLATTGVNLNQTSSGRFSRTVKSGGGVGPPKGAGSTPMHLAAQCGSLEAISCLLALQADHRLVDRRGWMAVHFAAYYGQVACIQALCRKDPELVEMQTTAEYRSCPLLLTATSGSVDGLDYMLSAGADWRRRDSKGNDVVQLAALYFHPKVLRHLISLGLPDLPVWKILVEMLHSEDHRRLEMAIRCLEALCVTAKSFWRDIMDAGGIPALLELMRSTRPALQRMAAAVVCHISERTPVCEALVRYGAVPVLINLLGSQQAELHSRCALMLADLAGHSDQYQSLIAQQGGVAPLVRLLGSDLHDVLVNTVRCIKALCVHSPGNQTAVALAGGIPQLVELLTVRSEVLQEEVCAALAELAKGHRENQDTICGAGAVAPLVLILRGRKIAAQVKAARALEAIADHNPAIQARFLKKSAAKHLLRLLKVFQVEAREQGAVSLWALAGHTLKQQRLMAEHIGYHFILELILSSSDRMQYVGCQAVIALSRDSRSHQDGLCKENGVPPLVRLLRGSRTTESTLLSVIRSLGILCIGGAHTNNPNSQRVIAEEQAIPTLLELVKHQQSLQVKVQVAQTLACVLLGNQDLQTTFWEKEEFTYKTVLELLRVPDQDISLEAGYALSLFAYNNTTQQAAILQNGGIPIAMYEPFLNSRNEMERAKAAFQIVVLAKVITDMDQVTLSARGVTVLVDLLQSTNPNTVVLTAQLLASLAHTRAGIPDAIVTMGAVGHLCAHLYSEEEEVRTASSSALGYLTFNRHAHRLLLVECRNTPSMYDLLTQHLIEDAKISHIFTAEFERQKIVGLPSLSLEINGGPPVPQRNKKGLSKKTSRTPGLSVSAGHFGRSSSAPVLQLQPQRSRTANPKVRLQGEGPTHSSQPTLESLRLDKDSQRPRQRQ; via the exons ATGGAAGTAATGTCGCGCTCACTGACATCCAGTTCTTCGTCCAGATTACAACATTCTTCTGTTGAAGAGAAGGATGACACGGCCTACCTTGCTGCATTGACAGCTCAAAGAAATGCCAACGCTTTCTTTGAGAAGTACGAAAAGGGTGAAGTTCAGGAGTTGCTGAGCCTGACCTCTTGTAACTGGTTTCTGGGTGGCGATGACTTCACTCAGCCAGTTGAAATGCCGCCAGGCATAATCAAACAAATGAGGAACTTCACCGACTCAAACTGCATCATTCTCGCACCTGTGGATGCCCGAGTCCCTCTTGATTACAAGGTGGTCCATCAAATAGTCCGAGAGCTCACAGTTGGCATCTATTGTTTCAACCAAGTGCCATTTATAAGTCTTGAGCCAAACTTTGACCAGAGCACCTCGTGCCAACTGTCTCCAGCATATTATGATACGAAAGTAGGTCAAATTTTGGTTAATATTGACTACACTATCAAGGCTCTTTGGCATGGAGCCTATATTCCTAGAGAAAATCGCATTCGCTTCTCTGAACTCTGGAGAAGCAGCATGGGTGTCGACTCAAATGGAGTACCCCAGACGAAGAAAGATGTGTTTGCAGAGTTTCTCACTGCAG GTCTTCAGGACATCTCAGAGGAGCCCTGTTACCAGGGCATATACAACATGGAAGTCAGTGTGGATCCTACCTACGACCCCAACAGTGCAGAGGAGGAGAGCCTTTTTTCCCAACACCAGGAGAGCATCCTGCTTAAGCTGACATCCTACCTGTCCTCTGCCCGACAGCACGGCAACCTGTTTGTGTTCGAGGGCGCCCACAGTCTGGCCAGTGTGGTGAGGCTGACTGAGGAGAGGCTGGAGCTGGCCACCTACCAGAGGCTGCAGCAGAGGCTGGGTCTACAGGCAGGCCTGGTTAGGGGCTGCTTGGAGAGGAAGGCAGAGGTGTGCAGAGACCTGGCTTACCTGCGCCTCCTCACCTTCCTGGTGCCCTTCCTGGTAGGGCTAAAGAAGAGGATGAAGATCCCAGACCTGGCGCAGATGCTGCCTGCTTACTCAG ATGATAAACTGAAGACAGAGAGGGAATTACCACCATTGCTCCTTGGACCTGCGTTCGCCTGTAAACATTTTCCGTACAAGTCAGATGAGTATTTTCACCTTCACGGTGGGATTGAAGTTGACATCGGAACCCCTCAGCTGGAGGAGGTCTCTGAGGAAACAAAG GAGGCCTTTGCTGCACTGCAGAGTCTTGCAGTGGATCACCTAAGAGACCTGCTAAGTCAGGACACCACCTACAAAGAGCACTTCCCCGTACCAGTCCACAAGGTCAACGGCAATAA CTATCATGTGATCTCCATTGAGGTGGGCTCATTCTACCCTCAGCCTAACGTGGTTCCATGGTGGGAGGCCCTCAACACTGCCGTCAAAACCCTGAGAGGGAAGAGACTGCCTCTCTCTGACGTTCAGCTGCATGAGCAGTTCAAGAAGACATTTGGCTACAAAAAGGCCATCAATTGCAAG AGTGTGCCATTCGGCCTGCGTGCTGCGGCAGAGCGCGGCCTATCCGCTGTGTTCTACTCGCTGTGCCGCCGGaactctccatctcacctggGAGTCCTGGACGAGCAGGGCTACTCCCTGCTGCACCACGCCgccaaacacaaccacacacacatcatctgCCAGCTGGCCACCACCGGGGTCAACCTCAACCAGACAAGCAGCGGCAGGTTCAGCCGCACAG TGAAATCTGGAGGTGGTGTTGGGCCCCCAAAAGGAGCTG GCTCCACTCCCATGCACCTGGCTGCTCAGTGTGGTTCCCTGGAGGCCATCAGCTGTCTGCTGGCTCTGCAGGCCGACCACCGGCTAGTGGACCGCAGGGGCTGGATGGCTGTGCACTTTGCTGCCTACTACGGCCAGGTGGCCTGCATACAGGCCCTTTGCAGGAAAGACCCAGAGCTGGTGGAGATGCAAACCACTGCCGA GTACCGCAGCTGCCCGTTGCTCCTGACGGCCACGTCGGGCTCCGTGGATGGCCTGGACTACATGCTGTCCGCAGGAGCCGACTGGCGGAGGAGGGACAGCAAGGGCAACGACGTTGTGCAGCTGGCCGCCCTCTACTTCCACCCCAAAGTCCTCAGGCACCTCATCTCGCTGGGCCTGCCGGACCTGCCTGTCTGGAAGATCCTCGTGG AGATGCTGCACAGCGAGGACCACCGCAGGCTGGAGATGGCCATACGCTGCCTGGAAGCTCTGTGTGTCACAGCCAAGTCCTTCTGGAGGGATATCATGGATGCAG GAGGGATCCCGGCCCTGTTGGAGCTAATGCGCAGCACAAGACCAGCGCTGCAACGTATGGCTGCCGCCGTGGTGTGTCACATCTCGGAGAGGACGCCCGTGTGTGAGGCCCTGGTGCGCTATGGTGCCGTGCCGGTGCTGATCAATCTGCTGGGCAGCCAGCAGGCCGAGCTCCACTCCCGCTGTGCCCTCATGCTGGCAGACCTGGCAGGGCACAGTGACCAGTACCAGTCCCTCATAGCCCAgcag GGTGGAGTGGCCCCGTTGGTGAGGCTCCTGGGCTCGGACCTACATGATGTGCTGGTGAACACTGTGCGGTGCATCAAGGCGCTGTGTGTCCATAGCCCCGGCAACCAGACGGCCGTGGCTCTGGCTGGGGGGATTCCACAACTTGTGGAGCTCTTGACTGTCAGATCAG AAGTGTTGCAAGAGGAGGTGTGCGCGGCTCTGGCTGAGCTGGCTAAGGGACACCGGGAGAACCAGGACACCATCTGTGGAGCGGGCGCCGTGGCCCCGTTGGTGCTCATACTGCGGGGGAGGAAGATAGCCGCGCAGGTGAAGGCGGCCAGAGCCCTGGAGGCCATCGCCGATCACAACCCTGCCATACAGGCCCGCTTTCTGAAGAAGTCGGCCGCCAAGCACCTCCTACGACTCTTAAAG GTGTTCCAGGTGGAGGCGAGGGAGCAGGGGGCCGTCTCTCTATGGGCCTTGGCAGGACACACTCTGAAGCAACAGAGACTCATGGCAGAGCACATCGGCTACCACTTCATCCTCGagctcatcctctcctcctccgacAGGATGCAATACGTCG GCTGCCAGGCAGTTATAGCACTGAGCAGGGACAGTCGGAGCCACCAGGACGGGCTGTGTAAAGAAAATGGGGTGCCCCCACTGGTTCGTCTACTACGGGGGTCCCGGACCACAGAGAGTACCCTCCTCAGCGTTATACGATCCCTGGGCATCCTGTGTATTG GAGGGGCACACACCAATAACCCAAACAGCCAGAGGGTCATAGCTGAGGAGCAAGCCATTCCAACTCTGTTAGAACTTGTGAAGCACCAACAATCACTGCAGGTCAAg GTCCAAGTGGCTCAAACGCTGGCCTGTGTGCTGCTTGGAAACCAGGACCTACAAACAACCTTCTGGGAAAAAGAGGAGTTTACCTACAAAACAGTTCTAGAGTTGCTGCGAGTGCCAGATCAG GACATCTCCCTGGAGGCTGGTTATGCCCTGTCTCTGTTTGCCTACAACAACACCACCCAGCAGGCAGCCATCCTGCAGAATGGGGGCATTCCCATAGCCATGTACGAGCCCTTCTTGAACTCCAGGAACGAGATGGAGAGGGCCAAAGCTGCTTTTCAG ATAGTTGTGCTGGCCAAAGTGATCACGGACATGGACCAGGTGACTCTGTCTGCCAGAGGGGTGACTGTCCTTGTAGACCTTCTGCAGTCCACTAATCCCAACACTGTGGTCCTGACAG CTCAGTTGCTAGCCAGTCTGGCTCACACCCGGGCAGGCATTCCTGATGCTATTGTCACCATGGGAGCTGTTGGTCACCTATGTGCTCACCTGTATTCTGAGGAGGAAGAG GTGCGAACAGCATCTTCAAGTGCCCTCGGCTACCTCACCTTTAACCGTCACGCACATCGCCTCTTGTTGGTGGAATGTCGAAACACTCCATCTATGTACGACCTTTTGACCCAGCATCTCATCGAGGACGCCAAGATCTCACACATTTTTACTGCGGAGTTCGAAAGGCAGAAAATAGTGGGGCTGCCATCACTAAG TTTGGAGATAAATGGTGGCCCACCTGTTCCTCAGCGCAACAAAAAAG GTTTGTCCAAAAAGACAAGCCGCACTCCTGGCCTGTCAGTGTCTGCAGGCCACTTTGGGAGGAGCAGCTCGGCCCCAGTTCTCCAGCTTCAACCCCAGAGGAGCAGGACAGCCAACCCTAAGGTTAGGCTGCAGGGAGAGGGGCCAACCCATAGCTCCCAGCCCACCCTGGAGTCACTGAGGCTGGATAAGGACAGCCAGCGGCCCCGGCAAAGGCAGTGA
- the ankar gene encoding ankyrin and armadillo repeat-containing protein isoform X1 yields MEVMSRSLTSSSSSRLQHSSVEEKDDTAYLAALTAQRNANAFFEKYEKGEVQELLSLTSCNWFLGGDDFTQPVEMPPGIIKQMRNFTDSNCIILAPVDARVPLDYKVVHQIVRELTVGIYCFNQVPFISLEPNFDQSTSCQLSPAYYDTKVGQILVNIDYTIKALWHGAYIPRENRIRFSELWRSSMGVDSNGVPQTKKDVFAEFLTAGLQDISEEPCYQGIYNMEVSVDPTYDPNSAEEESLFSQHQESILLKLTSYLSSARQHGNLFVFEGAHSLASVVRLTEERLELATYQRLQQRLGLQAGLVRGCLERKAEVCRDLAYLRLLTFLVPFLVGLKKRMKIPDLAQMLPAYSDDKLKTERELPPLLLGPAFACKHFPYKSDEYFHLHGGIEVDIGTPQLEEVSEETKEAFAALQSLAVDHLRDLLSQDTTYKEHFPVPVHKVNGNNYHVISIEVGSFYPQPNVVPWWEALNTAVKTLRGKRLPLSDVQLHEQFKKTFGYKKAINCKSVPFGLRAAAERGLSAVFYSLCRRNSPSHLGVLDEQGYSLLHHAAKHNHTHIICQLATTGVNLNQTSSGRFSRTVKSGGGVGPPKGAGSTPMHLAAQCGSLEAISCLLALQADHRLVDRRGWMAVHFAAYYGQVACIQALCRKDPELVEMQTTAEYRSCPLLLTATSGSVDGLDYMLSAGADWRRRDSKGNDVVQLAALYFHPKVLRHLISLGLPDLPVWKILVEMLHSEDHRRLEMAIRCLEALCVTAKSFWRDIMDAGGIPALLELMRSTRPALQRMAAAVVCHISERTPVCEALVRYGAVPVLINLLGSQQAELHSRCALMLADLAGHSDQYQSLIAQQGGVAPLVRLLGSDLHDVLVNTVRCIKALCVHSPGNQTAVALAGGIPQLVELLTVRSEVLQEEVCAALAELAKGHRENQDTICGAGAVAPLVLILRGRKIAAQVKAARALEAIADHNPAIQARFLKKSAAKHLLRLLKVFQVEAREQGAVSLWALAGHTLKQQRLMAEHIGYHFILELILSSSDRMQYVGCQAVIALSRDSRSHQDGLCKENGVPPLVRLLRGSRTTESTLLSVIRSLGILCIGGAHTNNPNSQRVIAEEQAIPTLLELVKHQQSLQVKVQVAQTLACVLLGNQDLQTTFWEKEEFTYKTVLELLRVPDQQDISLEAGYALSLFAYNNTTQQAAILQNGGIPIAMYEPFLNSRNEMERAKAAFQIVVLAKVITDMDQVTLSARGVTVLVDLLQSTNPNTVVLTAQLLASLAHTRAGIPDAIVTMGAVGHLCAHLYSEEEEVRTASSSALGYLTFNRHAHRLLLVECRNTPSMYDLLTQHLIEDAKISHIFTAEFERQKIVGLPSLSLEINGGPPVPQRNKKGLSKKTSRTPGLSVSAGHFGRSSSAPVLQLQPQRSRTANPKVRLQGEGPTHSSQPTLESLRLDKDSQRPRQRQ; encoded by the exons ATGGAAGTAATGTCGCGCTCACTGACATCCAGTTCTTCGTCCAGATTACAACATTCTTCTGTTGAAGAGAAGGATGACACGGCCTACCTTGCTGCATTGACAGCTCAAAGAAATGCCAACGCTTTCTTTGAGAAGTACGAAAAGGGTGAAGTTCAGGAGTTGCTGAGCCTGACCTCTTGTAACTGGTTTCTGGGTGGCGATGACTTCACTCAGCCAGTTGAAATGCCGCCAGGCATAATCAAACAAATGAGGAACTTCACCGACTCAAACTGCATCATTCTCGCACCTGTGGATGCCCGAGTCCCTCTTGATTACAAGGTGGTCCATCAAATAGTCCGAGAGCTCACAGTTGGCATCTATTGTTTCAACCAAGTGCCATTTATAAGTCTTGAGCCAAACTTTGACCAGAGCACCTCGTGCCAACTGTCTCCAGCATATTATGATACGAAAGTAGGTCAAATTTTGGTTAATATTGACTACACTATCAAGGCTCTTTGGCATGGAGCCTATATTCCTAGAGAAAATCGCATTCGCTTCTCTGAACTCTGGAGAAGCAGCATGGGTGTCGACTCAAATGGAGTACCCCAGACGAAGAAAGATGTGTTTGCAGAGTTTCTCACTGCAG GTCTTCAGGACATCTCAGAGGAGCCCTGTTACCAGGGCATATACAACATGGAAGTCAGTGTGGATCCTACCTACGACCCCAACAGTGCAGAGGAGGAGAGCCTTTTTTCCCAACACCAGGAGAGCATCCTGCTTAAGCTGACATCCTACCTGTCCTCTGCCCGACAGCACGGCAACCTGTTTGTGTTCGAGGGCGCCCACAGTCTGGCCAGTGTGGTGAGGCTGACTGAGGAGAGGCTGGAGCTGGCCACCTACCAGAGGCTGCAGCAGAGGCTGGGTCTACAGGCAGGCCTGGTTAGGGGCTGCTTGGAGAGGAAGGCAGAGGTGTGCAGAGACCTGGCTTACCTGCGCCTCCTCACCTTCCTGGTGCCCTTCCTGGTAGGGCTAAAGAAGAGGATGAAGATCCCAGACCTGGCGCAGATGCTGCCTGCTTACTCAG ATGATAAACTGAAGACAGAGAGGGAATTACCACCATTGCTCCTTGGACCTGCGTTCGCCTGTAAACATTTTCCGTACAAGTCAGATGAGTATTTTCACCTTCACGGTGGGATTGAAGTTGACATCGGAACCCCTCAGCTGGAGGAGGTCTCTGAGGAAACAAAG GAGGCCTTTGCTGCACTGCAGAGTCTTGCAGTGGATCACCTAAGAGACCTGCTAAGTCAGGACACCACCTACAAAGAGCACTTCCCCGTACCAGTCCACAAGGTCAACGGCAATAA CTATCATGTGATCTCCATTGAGGTGGGCTCATTCTACCCTCAGCCTAACGTGGTTCCATGGTGGGAGGCCCTCAACACTGCCGTCAAAACCCTGAGAGGGAAGAGACTGCCTCTCTCTGACGTTCAGCTGCATGAGCAGTTCAAGAAGACATTTGGCTACAAAAAGGCCATCAATTGCAAG AGTGTGCCATTCGGCCTGCGTGCTGCGGCAGAGCGCGGCCTATCCGCTGTGTTCTACTCGCTGTGCCGCCGGaactctccatctcacctggGAGTCCTGGACGAGCAGGGCTACTCCCTGCTGCACCACGCCgccaaacacaaccacacacacatcatctgCCAGCTGGCCACCACCGGGGTCAACCTCAACCAGACAAGCAGCGGCAGGTTCAGCCGCACAG TGAAATCTGGAGGTGGTGTTGGGCCCCCAAAAGGAGCTG GCTCCACTCCCATGCACCTGGCTGCTCAGTGTGGTTCCCTGGAGGCCATCAGCTGTCTGCTGGCTCTGCAGGCCGACCACCGGCTAGTGGACCGCAGGGGCTGGATGGCTGTGCACTTTGCTGCCTACTACGGCCAGGTGGCCTGCATACAGGCCCTTTGCAGGAAAGACCCAGAGCTGGTGGAGATGCAAACCACTGCCGA GTACCGCAGCTGCCCGTTGCTCCTGACGGCCACGTCGGGCTCCGTGGATGGCCTGGACTACATGCTGTCCGCAGGAGCCGACTGGCGGAGGAGGGACAGCAAGGGCAACGACGTTGTGCAGCTGGCCGCCCTCTACTTCCACCCCAAAGTCCTCAGGCACCTCATCTCGCTGGGCCTGCCGGACCTGCCTGTCTGGAAGATCCTCGTGG AGATGCTGCACAGCGAGGACCACCGCAGGCTGGAGATGGCCATACGCTGCCTGGAAGCTCTGTGTGTCACAGCCAAGTCCTTCTGGAGGGATATCATGGATGCAG GAGGGATCCCGGCCCTGTTGGAGCTAATGCGCAGCACAAGACCAGCGCTGCAACGTATGGCTGCCGCCGTGGTGTGTCACATCTCGGAGAGGACGCCCGTGTGTGAGGCCCTGGTGCGCTATGGTGCCGTGCCGGTGCTGATCAATCTGCTGGGCAGCCAGCAGGCCGAGCTCCACTCCCGCTGTGCCCTCATGCTGGCAGACCTGGCAGGGCACAGTGACCAGTACCAGTCCCTCATAGCCCAgcag GGTGGAGTGGCCCCGTTGGTGAGGCTCCTGGGCTCGGACCTACATGATGTGCTGGTGAACACTGTGCGGTGCATCAAGGCGCTGTGTGTCCATAGCCCCGGCAACCAGACGGCCGTGGCTCTGGCTGGGGGGATTCCACAACTTGTGGAGCTCTTGACTGTCAGATCAG AAGTGTTGCAAGAGGAGGTGTGCGCGGCTCTGGCTGAGCTGGCTAAGGGACACCGGGAGAACCAGGACACCATCTGTGGAGCGGGCGCCGTGGCCCCGTTGGTGCTCATACTGCGGGGGAGGAAGATAGCCGCGCAGGTGAAGGCGGCCAGAGCCCTGGAGGCCATCGCCGATCACAACCCTGCCATACAGGCCCGCTTTCTGAAGAAGTCGGCCGCCAAGCACCTCCTACGACTCTTAAAG GTGTTCCAGGTGGAGGCGAGGGAGCAGGGGGCCGTCTCTCTATGGGCCTTGGCAGGACACACTCTGAAGCAACAGAGACTCATGGCAGAGCACATCGGCTACCACTTCATCCTCGagctcatcctctcctcctccgacAGGATGCAATACGTCG GCTGCCAGGCAGTTATAGCACTGAGCAGGGACAGTCGGAGCCACCAGGACGGGCTGTGTAAAGAAAATGGGGTGCCCCCACTGGTTCGTCTACTACGGGGGTCCCGGACCACAGAGAGTACCCTCCTCAGCGTTATACGATCCCTGGGCATCCTGTGTATTG GAGGGGCACACACCAATAACCCAAACAGCCAGAGGGTCATAGCTGAGGAGCAAGCCATTCCAACTCTGTTAGAACTTGTGAAGCACCAACAATCACTGCAGGTCAAg GTCCAAGTGGCTCAAACGCTGGCCTGTGTGCTGCTTGGAAACCAGGACCTACAAACAACCTTCTGGGAAAAAGAGGAGTTTACCTACAAAACAGTTCTAGAGTTGCTGCGAGTGCCAGATCAG CAGGACATCTCCCTGGAGGCTGGTTATGCCCTGTCTCTGTTTGCCTACAACAACACCACCCAGCAGGCAGCCATCCTGCAGAATGGGGGCATTCCCATAGCCATGTACGAGCCCTTCTTGAACTCCAGGAACGAGATGGAGAGGGCCAAAGCTGCTTTTCAG ATAGTTGTGCTGGCCAAAGTGATCACGGACATGGACCAGGTGACTCTGTCTGCCAGAGGGGTGACTGTCCTTGTAGACCTTCTGCAGTCCACTAATCCCAACACTGTGGTCCTGACAG CTCAGTTGCTAGCCAGTCTGGCTCACACCCGGGCAGGCATTCCTGATGCTATTGTCACCATGGGAGCTGTTGGTCACCTATGTGCTCACCTGTATTCTGAGGAGGAAGAG GTGCGAACAGCATCTTCAAGTGCCCTCGGCTACCTCACCTTTAACCGTCACGCACATCGCCTCTTGTTGGTGGAATGTCGAAACACTCCATCTATGTACGACCTTTTGACCCAGCATCTCATCGAGGACGCCAAGATCTCACACATTTTTACTGCGGAGTTCGAAAGGCAGAAAATAGTGGGGCTGCCATCACTAAG TTTGGAGATAAATGGTGGCCCACCTGTTCCTCAGCGCAACAAAAAAG GTTTGTCCAAAAAGACAAGCCGCACTCCTGGCCTGTCAGTGTCTGCAGGCCACTTTGGGAGGAGCAGCTCGGCCCCAGTTCTCCAGCTTCAACCCCAGAGGAGCAGGACAGCCAACCCTAAGGTTAGGCTGCAGGGAGAGGGGCCAACCCATAGCTCCCAGCCCACCCTGGAGTCACTGAGGCTGGATAAGGACAGCCAGCGGCCCCGGCAAAGGCAGTGA
- the zgc:136439 gene encoding uncharacterized protein zgc:136439, producing MKAVILAAGYGTRLQRDVDNDTSGRFKHLAGIAKPLLPVGHCALISHWVQALNTTGCVDTVFVITNALHHKAFEEWALDFPNVKVLSDGTKSNEDRLGAVACLQLTVKHFKIEDHVIVIGGDTLFKEDFSLIKVKEKFSDLQAMCEDSSLVLSYQCKDEETQKYGILEVNEDLQVLCMKEKPLPSETKSRRACPCFYLFSKKILHLLDAFLDENKEAPIEEKDAPGNFLSWLISRKPVYIHQISARFDVGNLPSYVECDRYFRENLQDVKSYMM from the exons ATGAAAGCGGTTATTCTCGCTGCGGGATATGGAACAAGGTTGCAGAGAGATGTCGATAACGACACGAGCGGAAGATTCAAACATCTGGCTGGCATTGCCAAGCCACTGCTTCCTGTGGGGCACTGTGCCTTGATATCTCACTGGGTCCAAGCTTTGAATACCACTGGATGCGTGGACACAGTCTTTGTCATT ACCAATGCCCTTCACCACAAAGCATTTGAGGAGTGGGCCCTGGACTTCCCTAATGTCAAAGTCCTAAGTGATGGAACAAAGAGCAATGAG GACCGTCTCGGTGCTGTCGCCTGTCTTCAGCTAACAGTCAAGCACTTCAAGATCGAAGACCATGTAATAGTTATCGGAGG AGACACTTTGTTCAAGGAAGACTTCAGTCTCATTAAAGTTAAAGAGAAGTTTTCTGACCTGCAAGCAATGTGTGAAGACAGCAGTCTGGTTCTTTCCTACCAATGTAAAGATGAGG AGACACAGAAGTATGGTATTTTGGAAGTCAATGAAGATCTTCAGGTGCTCTGTATGAAGGAGAAACCTCTTCCCTCCGAGACAAAATCAAGGAGAGCA TGTCCATGTTTCTACTTGTTTTCTAAGAAAATCCTTCATCTATTGGATGCCTTTCTTGATGAAAATAAG GAAGCACCAATCGAAGAAAAGGATGCACCTGGAAACTTTTTGTCATGGCTCATTTCAAG AAAGCCTGTGTATATTCATCAGATTTCTGCCCGTTTTGATGTGGGAAACctgccctcctatgttgaatgtGACCGGTACTTCAGAGAAAATCTTCAAGATGTGAAGTCTTACATGATGTAG